One part of the Magallana gigas chromosome 5, xbMagGiga1.1, whole genome shotgun sequence genome encodes these proteins:
- the LOC105329555 gene encoding uncharacterized protein isoform X1: MERIKDFIVILTLIYNVRDTTAQGRPLQSIIRYKGINGVVHIEPNFRANTSLGVVSFPNIRSTYLVEIRENRVVNDVTVRCLDQDLGKRYLGTTWQLVPGKEHQYFVFTSEARLLNGRSILFTNTDTGERLCGTLESRWLHNTAEAKFLSNIAGSVVFRQLENDSDADTSVRVNLFKTQEVNPFAENVYWFLLSNPNSDQHKVTMTSECRLPLPFPPSLTQLYILARKFGRLRVGRVKDDATSTFVETGLPLSGVRSIIGNILVLARGSGEIVSCAFVGDIEPRQAVSSIFNDGVKGTINFYQRSPYDTTIVQISLSNLRGLAGGYHIHKWPVPMKLTALDNVCDAQSISGHFDFPRDKPRSPPPGRGTADQYEIGDLSGKYGLLTGQDSFNGQFRDDNLPLYGRYSVIGRSLTIHKSYKDERWVCATIEPISRITKAVAIFTGPVIGRIVFTQIRNNYYADTHVYVELSYANGIQTPTVDHNWHVHENPVCSFFNDRPCSCSAAGGHFNPFRVNVTGSYPNACRPDNPLRCELGDISGKQEPVNVRTKDGIWYRNYFTDTNLPLEGPLGIIGKSIVIHDQNKGKGRLACANIFEVPARALFVENWYGSEPSSVSGLFEFVGSVPQYEDAIAWTSLRLTGLNRRAGEYHIHTEPVDPSSPNPCADSVVGGHFNPFFINKTNSPPPGTGTHDFYEVGDLSGKYGSVLQGRIELSLTNLPSQETALASGPDNFLPVSGPLSISGRSLVIHTGNGSRWVCGNIEENIELSGGRVVRMIARFTRGMLIGGVILKQYVYTDNTVSDTEIWMDLRFRNNEGLRIRGLNWHVHVHGVVEGGNCQDAGPHYNPYNVSTTAGYEECSFSNPYRCEVGDVSGKHVVYEIGGGPRFFTDVNLPLIGRFGVGNRSIVIHQPNRGAGRFDCANIVPLFV, translated from the exons ATGGAGAGAATCAAGgattttattgtgattttaacacTTATTTACAATGTACGAG ATACTACTGCACAGGGAAGGCCGCTACAGAGTATCATACGCTACAAAGGGATCAACGGGGTTGTTCACATTGAACCAAATTTCAGAGCCAACACATCGCTCGGCGTTGTTTCTTTTCCAAACATAAGGAGTACGTATTTGGTGGAGATCAGAGAGAACAGGGTGGTCAATGACGTCACAGTCAGGTGCCTAGACCAGGATCTGGGTAAAAG GTACTTGGGCACCACGTGGCAGCTTGTTCCAGGCAAAGAACATCAATATTTTGTCTTCACCTCCGAAGCTCGCTTACTGAACG GTAGGTCAATTCTTTTCACCAATACCGATACCGGGGAGAGACTCTGTGGTACATTGGAATCAAGGTGGTTACATAACACGGCTGAAGCGAAATTCCTGTCAAACATAGCAGGAAGTGTTGTGTTTAGACAACTAGAAAACGACAGTGATGCGGATACGTCCGTGAGAGTCAATCTTTTCAAAACACAAGAAGTTAACCCATTTGCAGAAAACGTCTACTGGTTCCTACTCTCAAATCCAAATAGTGATCAGCACAAGGTGACAATGACGTCAGAATGCCGACTTCCGCTTCCGTTCCCACCTTCTCTCACACAACTTTACATCCTTGCCCGCAAATTTGGTCGTCTGCGAGTTGGTCGGGTCAAGGACGACGCAACCTCAACGTTTGTCGAAACAGGCCTACCACTGTCCGGAGTCAGATCAATCATAGGAAATATTCTGGTGTTAGCCAGAGGTAGCGGTGAGATTGTCTCCTGTGCTTTTGTAGGTGACATTGAGCCCAGGCAAGCTGTTTCGTCTATATTTAATGACGGCGTAAAAG gaACAATAAATTTCTATCAAAGGTCTCCATATGATACAACAATAGTACAAATCTCCCTGAGCAACCTCCGTGGTCTGGCTGGGGGTTACCACATTCACAAGTGGCCGGTTCCCATGAAACTGACAGCGTTAGATAATGTTTGCGATGCCCAAAGTATAAGTGGACATTTTGATTTTCCAAGAGATAAGCCTCGATCCCCTCCACCGGGGAGGGGCACTGCCGACCAGTACGAAATTGGAGATCTTAGCGGGAAATACGGACTCTTAACTGGGCAGGATAGCTTCAACGGTCAATTCCGGGATGACAATTTACCCCTGTATGGGAGGTACAGTGTCATCGGGCGCTCACTTACAATTCATAAGTCTTACAAGGACGAACGGTGGGTGTGTGCAACCATTGAACCCATCAGTCGAATCACTAAAGCGGTGGCCATATTTACCGGGCCCGTCATCGGGCGAATTGTGTTTACCCAGATTCGAAACAACTACTATGCTGATACACATGTTTACGTTGAGTTAAGCTACGCTAACGGGATACAAACTCCAACAGTTGATCATAACTGGCATGTTCACGAAAACCCGGTTTGCAGTTTCTTCAATGATAGACCTTGCTCTTGTTCAGCAGCAGGTGGACACTTTAATCCTTTTCGTGTTAACGTGACTGGAAGCTACCCAAATGCATGTCGGCCTGACAACCCCTTACGATGTGAACTCGGTGATATTTCCGGAAAACAAGAACCTGTAAATGTTCGAACTAAAGATGGAATATGGTATAGAAATTATTTTACTGATACAAATTTACCTCTTGAAGGACCACTCGGTATAATAGGTAAATCGATCGTGATACATGATCAAAACAAAGGGAAAGGCCGTCTGGCATGCgcaaatatttttgaagttcCGGCAAGGGCTTTGTTTGTCGAAAACTGGTACGGTTCGGAACCATCATCCGTTTCCGGCCTTTTCGAATTTGTTGGCAGTGTTCCTCAGTATGAAGATGCGATAGCATGGACTTCTCTGCGTTTGACGGGATTAAATCGTCGGGCTGGAGAGTACCACATACACACTGAACCTGTTGATCCATCATCACCTAACCCCTGCGCTGACAGTGTAGTCGGCGGTCATTTTAACCCTTTcttcattaataaaacaaacagtcCACCCCCTGGAACTGGGACTCATGATTTCTACGAGGTTGGAGACCTTAGCGGCAAGTATGGATCAGTTCTGCAAGGCAGA ATTGAACTTAGTCTAACGAACCTGCCTTCACAGGAAACAGCTCTAGCTTCCGGTCCTGACAACTTCTTGCCTGTATCCGGACCACTTAGTATCAGTGGTAGATCGTTAGTTATCCATACTGGGAACGGATCACGCTGGGTGTGTGGTAACATCGAGGAGAACATCGAGTTGTCCGGGGGAAGAGTTGTCCGAATGATTGCAAGGTTCACCAGAGGCATGTTAATTGGTGGAGTAATATTG AAACAGTATGTCTACACTGATAATACAGTCAGCGATACAGAGATTTGGATGGACCTAAGATTTCGGAACAACGAAGGATTACGG ATTAGAGGGCTGAATTGGCACGTGCACGTGCATGGTGTGGTAGAAGGAGGCAACTGTCAAGATGCTGGTCCACACTACAACCCTTACAACGTCAGTACCACG GCAGGATATGAGGAATGTTCCTTTTCAAACCCTTACCGATGTGAAGTGGGAGATGTAAGCGGGAAACACGTTGTATATGAAATCGGCGGTGGCCCAAGATTTTTCACCGATGTAAACTTGCCTTTAATTGGTCGATTTGGAG TTGGAAACAGGTCTATAGTGATTCACCAACCGAACAGAGGAGCTGGGAGATTCGACTGTGCTAATATTGTTCCCTTATTTGTATAG
- the LOC105329543 gene encoding uncharacterized protein — protein MFVLFLLPVVALSFADAVNHSCKDIYLGNPSSPNGTYTIYNRKIQPYKVYCEFHFKYGYTYVSKNTSVEVNINDLFTTSAHVKVRHMKANGAQAEAVMENIKNYPTQPLGIFYKQHTGYAASVNAANLAPYLYLGFLPISLANHVNPQGYRANGQDFNFVNCDRNPNSYFVFYFNPNHKLPIGYVNRCCESTLMHSWITVAHTLPTAYNMPDEFYFDYEIHLGGCGGYAFIHHHNDINGAALGVRFEQADPCKSSPCQNGASCYSEDETNFFCECPDGFVGDTCNVKGDHNNMGIIG, from the exons ATGTTTGTTCTATTTCTTCTGCCAGTTGTTGCTCTGTCCTTTGCAGATGCAGTTAACC ATTCTTGCAAGGACATTTACCTAGGCAATCCCAGTTCCCCAAATGGTACATACACCATCTATAACCGTAAAATTCAGCCATATAAGGTATACTGCGAGTTCCACTTCAAATATGGATACACCTATGTCTCCAAAAACACATCAGTGGAAGTCAACATTAACGATCTCTTCACAACCAGTGCACATGTCAAAGTGAGACACATGAAGGCAAATGGCGCCCAAGCGGAAGCAGTCATGGAGAACATTAAGAACTACCCGACCCAGCCCCTTGGGATTTTCTACAAACAGCACACTGGGTACGCTGCCTCGGTCAACGCCGCTAACCTGGCCCCATACCTGTATCTGGGTTTCCTACCGATCAGCTTGGCCAATCACGTCAACCCTCAGGGTTACCGGGCCAACGGCCAGGATTTCAACTTCGTGAACTGCGATAGAAACCCCAACAGTTATTTTGTATTCTACTTCAACCCAAACCACAAACTTCCGATAGGGTACGTCAACCGTTGTTGCGAGTCGACCCTGATGCATTCTTGGATTACAGTGGCCCACACCCTTCCGACAGCGTACAACATGCCTGACGAGTTTTATTTCGACTATGAAATTCATCTTGGCGGTTGTGGGGGATATGCTTTCATTCATCACCACAATGACATCAACGGAGCAGCTCTAGGCGTGCGCTTtg aacaAGCAGATCCCTGTAAAAGTTCGCCGTGTCAGAACGGGGCCAGCTGTTATTCTGAAGACGAAACTAATTTCTTCTGCGAGTGTCCAGATGGTTTTGTGGGAGATACCTGCAATGTCAAAG GAGACCATAATAACATGGGAATTATTGGCTGA
- the LOC105329544 gene encoding uncharacterized protein produces the protein MTQVAPADGEHPPSYNEVAGRSETPSNSFPTTGIGGVWFTPNGGGPPNPPPYTDTLPGYNDRFISPRDLQKYYRSQDLARQRIRRQRDLATVRSRTANSKTIIIVFCVLTISLLIGLIIGLSFMLAERT, from the exons ATGACCCAGGTTGCTCCAGCCGACG gTGAACACCCTCCCTCTTACAATGAAGTGGCTGGACGCTCTGAAACACCCAGTAACTCATTCCCTACCACGGGTATCGGAGGAGTGTGGTTCACCCCTAACGGAGGAGGACCCCCTAACCCACCCCCCTACACCGACACTCTCCCTGGATACAACGACAGGTTTATAAGCCCACGTGATCTTCAGAAGTATTACCGGTCCCAAGACTTGGCTCGTCAGCGCATCCGTAGACAAAGG gATCTTGCAACAGTGCGATCCAGAACTGCAAATAGTAAAACCATCATAATTGTTTTTTGTGTTCTGACAATTTCCCTTCTAATTGGTCTCATTATAGGACTTAGTTTTATGTTAGCTGAACGAACCTAG
- the LOC105329555 gene encoding uncharacterized protein isoform X2: MERIKDFIVILTLIYNVRDTTAQGRPLQSIIRYKGINGVVHIEPNFRANTSLGVVSFPNIRSTYLVEIRENRVVNDVTVRCLDQDLGKRYLGTTWQLVPGKEHQYFVFTSEARLLNGRSILFTNTDTGERLCGTLESRWLHNTAEAKFLSNIAGSVVFRQLENDSDADTSVRVNLFKTQEVNPFAENVYWFLLSNPNSDQHKVTMTSECRLPLPFPPSLTQLYILARKFGRLRVGRVKDDATSTFVETGLPLSGVRSIIGNILVLARGSGEIVSCAFVGDIEPRQAVSSIFNDGVKGTINFYQRSPYDTTIVQISLSNLRGLAGGYHIHKWPVPMKLTALDNVCDAQSISGHFDFPRDKPRSPPPGRGTADQYEIGDLSGKYGLLTGQDSFNGQFRDDNLPLYGRYSVIGRSLTIHKSYKDERWVCATIEPISRITKAVAIFTGPVIGRIVFTQIRNNYYADTHVYVELSYANGIQTPTVDHNWHVHENPVCSFFNDRPCSCSAAGGHFNPFRVNVTGSYPNACRPDNPLRCELGDISGKQEPVNVRTKDGIWYRNYFTDTNLPLEGPLGIIGKSIVIHDQNKGKGRLACANIFEVPARALFVENWYGSEPSSVSGLFEFVGSVPQYEDAIAWTSLRLTGLNRRAGEYHIHTEPVDPSSPNPCADSVVGGHFNPFFINKTNSPPPGTGTHDFYEVGDLSGKYGSVLQGRETALASGPDNFLPVSGPLSISGRSLVIHTGNGSRWVCGNIEENIELSGGRVVRMIARFTRGMLIGGVILKQYVYTDNTVSDTEIWMDLRFRNNEGLRIRGLNWHVHVHGVVEGGNCQDAGPHYNPYNVSTTAGYEECSFSNPYRCEVGDVSGKHVVYEIGGGPRFFTDVNLPLIGRFGVGNRSIVIHQPNRGAGRFDCANIVPLFV, from the exons ATGGAGAGAATCAAGgattttattgtgattttaacacTTATTTACAATGTACGAG ATACTACTGCACAGGGAAGGCCGCTACAGAGTATCATACGCTACAAAGGGATCAACGGGGTTGTTCACATTGAACCAAATTTCAGAGCCAACACATCGCTCGGCGTTGTTTCTTTTCCAAACATAAGGAGTACGTATTTGGTGGAGATCAGAGAGAACAGGGTGGTCAATGACGTCACAGTCAGGTGCCTAGACCAGGATCTGGGTAAAAG GTACTTGGGCACCACGTGGCAGCTTGTTCCAGGCAAAGAACATCAATATTTTGTCTTCACCTCCGAAGCTCGCTTACTGAACG GTAGGTCAATTCTTTTCACCAATACCGATACCGGGGAGAGACTCTGTGGTACATTGGAATCAAGGTGGTTACATAACACGGCTGAAGCGAAATTCCTGTCAAACATAGCAGGAAGTGTTGTGTTTAGACAACTAGAAAACGACAGTGATGCGGATACGTCCGTGAGAGTCAATCTTTTCAAAACACAAGAAGTTAACCCATTTGCAGAAAACGTCTACTGGTTCCTACTCTCAAATCCAAATAGTGATCAGCACAAGGTGACAATGACGTCAGAATGCCGACTTCCGCTTCCGTTCCCACCTTCTCTCACACAACTTTACATCCTTGCCCGCAAATTTGGTCGTCTGCGAGTTGGTCGGGTCAAGGACGACGCAACCTCAACGTTTGTCGAAACAGGCCTACCACTGTCCGGAGTCAGATCAATCATAGGAAATATTCTGGTGTTAGCCAGAGGTAGCGGTGAGATTGTCTCCTGTGCTTTTGTAGGTGACATTGAGCCCAGGCAAGCTGTTTCGTCTATATTTAATGACGGCGTAAAAG gaACAATAAATTTCTATCAAAGGTCTCCATATGATACAACAATAGTACAAATCTCCCTGAGCAACCTCCGTGGTCTGGCTGGGGGTTACCACATTCACAAGTGGCCGGTTCCCATGAAACTGACAGCGTTAGATAATGTTTGCGATGCCCAAAGTATAAGTGGACATTTTGATTTTCCAAGAGATAAGCCTCGATCCCCTCCACCGGGGAGGGGCACTGCCGACCAGTACGAAATTGGAGATCTTAGCGGGAAATACGGACTCTTAACTGGGCAGGATAGCTTCAACGGTCAATTCCGGGATGACAATTTACCCCTGTATGGGAGGTACAGTGTCATCGGGCGCTCACTTACAATTCATAAGTCTTACAAGGACGAACGGTGGGTGTGTGCAACCATTGAACCCATCAGTCGAATCACTAAAGCGGTGGCCATATTTACCGGGCCCGTCATCGGGCGAATTGTGTTTACCCAGATTCGAAACAACTACTATGCTGATACACATGTTTACGTTGAGTTAAGCTACGCTAACGGGATACAAACTCCAACAGTTGATCATAACTGGCATGTTCACGAAAACCCGGTTTGCAGTTTCTTCAATGATAGACCTTGCTCTTGTTCAGCAGCAGGTGGACACTTTAATCCTTTTCGTGTTAACGTGACTGGAAGCTACCCAAATGCATGTCGGCCTGACAACCCCTTACGATGTGAACTCGGTGATATTTCCGGAAAACAAGAACCTGTAAATGTTCGAACTAAAGATGGAATATGGTATAGAAATTATTTTACTGATACAAATTTACCTCTTGAAGGACCACTCGGTATAATAGGTAAATCGATCGTGATACATGATCAAAACAAAGGGAAAGGCCGTCTGGCATGCgcaaatatttttgaagttcCGGCAAGGGCTTTGTTTGTCGAAAACTGGTACGGTTCGGAACCATCATCCGTTTCCGGCCTTTTCGAATTTGTTGGCAGTGTTCCTCAGTATGAAGATGCGATAGCATGGACTTCTCTGCGTTTGACGGGATTAAATCGTCGGGCTGGAGAGTACCACATACACACTGAACCTGTTGATCCATCATCACCTAACCCCTGCGCTGACAGTGTAGTCGGCGGTCATTTTAACCCTTTcttcattaataaaacaaacagtcCACCCCCTGGAACTGGGACTCATGATTTCTACGAGGTTGGAGACCTTAGCGGCAAGTATGGATCAGTTCTGCAAGGCAGA GAAACAGCTCTAGCTTCCGGTCCTGACAACTTCTTGCCTGTATCCGGACCACTTAGTATCAGTGGTAGATCGTTAGTTATCCATACTGGGAACGGATCACGCTGGGTGTGTGGTAACATCGAGGAGAACATCGAGTTGTCCGGGGGAAGAGTTGTCCGAATGATTGCAAGGTTCACCAGAGGCATGTTAATTGGTGGAGTAATATTG AAACAGTATGTCTACACTGATAATACAGTCAGCGATACAGAGATTTGGATGGACCTAAGATTTCGGAACAACGAAGGATTACGG ATTAGAGGGCTGAATTGGCACGTGCACGTGCATGGTGTGGTAGAAGGAGGCAACTGTCAAGATGCTGGTCCACACTACAACCCTTACAACGTCAGTACCACG GCAGGATATGAGGAATGTTCCTTTTCAAACCCTTACCGATGTGAAGTGGGAGATGTAAGCGGGAAACACGTTGTATATGAAATCGGCGGTGGCCCAAGATTTTTCACCGATGTAAACTTGCCTTTAATTGGTCGATTTGGAG TTGGAAACAGGTCTATAGTGATTCACCAACCGAACAGAGGAGCTGGGAGATTCGACTGTGCTAATATTGTTCCCTTATTTGTATAG